In a genomic window of Nodosilinea sp. E11:
- a CDS encoding NUDIX domain-containing protein: MAKKSAGLLMYRIQNCHLEVLLVHSGGPYWVNRRWQAWTIPKGEIDPGEDTFAAAKREFFEETGQAPVGDFRPLRPVRQAGGKLVFAWAFEGNFNPANLHSNTFVLEWPPNSGVLKEFPEVDQAAWFPLAEAKRRIIKAQAQFLDELVQTLGPVLSV; the protein is encoded by the coding sequence ATGGCTAAAAAAAGCGCAGGGCTACTCATGTATCGAATCCAGAATTGTCACCTGGAGGTGCTGCTGGTGCACTCCGGTGGCCCTTACTGGGTCAATCGCCGCTGGCAAGCCTGGACCATTCCCAAGGGTGAAATCGACCCTGGCGAAGACACCTTTGCCGCCGCCAAACGAGAATTTTTTGAAGAAACTGGCCAGGCCCCGGTAGGTGACTTTCGCCCCCTGCGGCCAGTGCGTCAGGCCGGAGGCAAGCTGGTATTTGCCTGGGCCTTTGAGGGCAACTTCAACCCTGCTAACCTGCACAGCAATACCTTTGTGCTGGAGTGGCCACCCAATTCAGGGGTGCTAAAGGAGTTTCCTGAGGTCGATCAAGCCGCCTGGTTTCCATTAGCAGAGGCCAAACGGCGAATTATTAAAGCCCAAGCCCAGTTTTTAGATGAGCTGGTACAGACGCTAGGGCCAGTTCTCTCAGTGTGA
- a CDS encoding zinc ribbon domain-containing protein, whose amino-acid sequence MPYQCDLSPSQKIYLDNPGTATLITLVNSGPGQQQQSSTQVQTGPWTEAPQIVLGSGGRLIRCVAAQGVFIWQVQGMQIETTHAAAWPGDRATPMQVTAVSLTSPMQPMQPMQPMKMGDMDMSAQPMTMRMGTMSLGLGNTNTQTDKQKFCTQCGAAVDASDRFCGSCGHQLR is encoded by the coding sequence ATGCCTTATCAGTGCGACCTTAGCCCTAGCCAAAAGATATATCTTGACAACCCCGGTACCGCCACTCTTATTACCTTGGTCAACAGTGGTCCTGGTCAGCAGCAGCAGTCTAGCACTCAGGTGCAAACCGGCCCCTGGACAGAAGCACCCCAAATCGTCTTGGGCTCTGGCGGCAGACTGATTCGCTGTGTTGCCGCCCAGGGCGTGTTTATTTGGCAGGTGCAGGGCATGCAGATTGAGACAACTCATGCGGCCGCTTGGCCTGGCGATCGGGCAACGCCCATGCAAGTTACCGCCGTGAGTCTCACCTCACCTATGCAGCCTATGCAACCTATGCAACCCATGAAAATGGGTGATATGGACATGTCTGCTCAGCCAATGACTATGCGTATGGGCACTATGTCCCTGGGTTTAGGCAACACCAATACCCAAACAGACAAGCAAAAATTTTGCACCCAATGCGGAGCAGCGGTTGACGCTAGCGATCGCTTCTGTGGTAGCTGCGGTCATCAGCTGCGGTAG
- the aqpZ gene encoding aquaporin Z, with protein MPLTKRCVAEFLGTLWLVLGGCGSAVLAGQFLDGSGAFDLGIGFLGVSLAFGLTVLTMAYAIGHISGCHLNPAVSFGLWAAGRFPGGELLPYIVSQVLGAVVGAGIIYLIATGQSDFVIDPSVGNPLATNGFGVHSPGGFSLLACLVCEVVMTFFFLMIILGATDFRAPVGLAPVAIGLALTLIHLISIPVTNTSVNPARSTGPALFVGGPLVAQLWLFWVAPILGALLAGWFYATFFADDSEKAARLERTKPV; from the coding sequence ATGCCCCTCACAAAGCGTTGTGTGGCTGAGTTTTTGGGTACGTTGTGGTTGGTGCTGGGCGGCTGCGGTAGCGCTGTGCTGGCAGGTCAGTTTTTAGATGGCAGTGGAGCCTTCGATTTAGGTATTGGGTTTCTGGGCGTATCCCTTGCCTTTGGTTTAACCGTATTAACCATGGCCTATGCCATTGGCCATATCTCGGGTTGCCACCTCAATCCGGCAGTGTCCTTTGGTCTGTGGGCAGCGGGGCGTTTCCCAGGAGGAGAGCTGCTGCCCTATATTGTGTCCCAGGTGTTGGGTGCTGTGGTAGGTGCCGGCATTATCTATCTCATCGCTACCGGGCAATCCGATTTTGTGATCGATCCTTCGGTGGGCAACCCCCTGGCGACCAATGGGTTTGGTGTCCATTCTCCCGGCGGCTTTAGCCTGTTGGCCTGCTTGGTGTGCGAAGTGGTGATGACCTTCTTCTTCTTGATGATCATCCTTGGTGCCACCGACTTTCGGGCTCCGGTTGGTTTGGCACCAGTAGCCATTGGTCTGGCCCTAACGTTAATTCACCTGATTAGCATTCCGGTGACCAACACCTCCGTTAACCCGGCCCGCAGTACTGGCCCGGCGCTGTTTGTGGGTGGACCGCTGGTTGCTCAGCTATGGTTGTTCTGGGTTGCTCCTATTTTGGGCGCTCTGCTGGCGGGGTGGTTCTACGCAACATTCTTTGCCGATGACAGCGAGAAAGCGGCACGACTCGAGCGCACGAAACCTGTCTAG
- the glgX gene encoding glycogen debranching protein GlgX, whose translation MGMQVWPGRPHPLGATWDGTGTNFALFSENATAVEICLFDAGNQEIRVPLIEVDNFVWHGYLVGVKPGQRYGFRVHGPHDPEAGQRFNPHKLLIDPYAKALDGDVQFDPAIFGYDIESSDDLERLDLSFSQIDSAPYMPKAIVVDPAFDWEGDRSPDTPWHRTIIYETHVKGLTQQHPQVPTELRGTYAGLAHPAIIDHLTHLGITAVELLPVHHFHAYPGHLANTGLRNYWGYDSLNYFSPYGGYSSAGQHGEQVNEFKSMVKALHQAGIEVILDVVYNHTGEGSHLGPTLSLRGIDNAAYYRLVEDAPRYYMDFTGCGNSLNVRHPQILKLIMDSLRYWVLEMHVDGFRFDLASALARELYEVDSLAAFFDIIHQDPVLSTIKLIAEPWDLGEGGYQVGNFPLLWSEWNGKYRDSMRDFWRDHDCRLGEFAFRITGSSDLYQANGKRPHASINFITCHDGFTLRDLVSYNEKHNLANHENNRDGESYNRSWNCGAEGETEEPEILALRHKQQRNLLATLLLSQGVPMLLGGDELNRTQQGNNNTYCQDSELSWFDWHFDQASQDLLAFTRQLIRLRQEHPVFAHRHWFQGRAIHGSGIHDIGWYNPDGSKITDHQWHDDSAKAIAVFLNGEELRASDARGQRLLDDSFLLCFNAQADLQEFQIPPSVKKERWSMILNTNSPAGFVEDKEVYRPNEAIAVADFSLVVLTSRRTKLA comes from the coding sequence ATGGGAATGCAAGTCTGGCCAGGTCGTCCCCACCCCCTAGGGGCCACCTGGGATGGCACGGGTACAAACTTCGCCCTGTTTTCAGAAAATGCCACGGCCGTCGAGATCTGTCTCTTTGACGCTGGCAATCAAGAAATCCGTGTTCCTCTCATTGAGGTCGATAACTTTGTCTGGCACGGTTACCTAGTCGGGGTAAAGCCAGGCCAGCGCTATGGTTTTCGGGTGCACGGCCCTCACGACCCTGAGGCAGGGCAGCGTTTTAATCCCCACAAACTGTTGATTGATCCCTATGCCAAGGCACTGGATGGGGATGTGCAGTTCGATCCAGCCATTTTTGGCTACGATATCGAGTCCAGCGACGATCTTGAGCGCCTCGATCTGTCGTTCTCTCAGATCGATAGTGCACCCTATATGCCCAAGGCGATCGTGGTTGACCCAGCCTTTGACTGGGAGGGCGATCGCTCTCCCGATACCCCCTGGCATCGCACCATCATCTATGAGACCCACGTTAAAGGGCTCACCCAACAGCATCCCCAGGTGCCGACAGAGCTGCGAGGTACCTACGCTGGGCTAGCCCATCCCGCCATTATCGATCACCTGACTCACTTAGGCATTACCGCCGTCGAGTTATTGCCGGTGCATCACTTCCACGCCTACCCAGGGCACCTGGCCAATACCGGACTGCGCAATTACTGGGGCTACGACTCACTCAACTACTTTTCTCCCTACGGTGGCTACAGCAGTGCTGGCCAGCATGGCGAACAGGTGAACGAGTTCAAGTCCATGGTCAAAGCTCTTCACCAGGCGGGTATTGAGGTCATCTTAGATGTGGTCTACAACCACACTGGGGAAGGCAGCCACCTGGGGCCAACCCTTAGCCTGCGAGGTATCGATAACGCCGCCTACTATCGCCTAGTTGAAGATGCCCCCCGCTACTACATGGACTTCACTGGCTGCGGCAATTCCCTCAACGTCAGGCATCCCCAAATTCTCAAGCTGATTATGGACAGCTTGAGATACTGGGTGCTCGAAATGCACGTTGACGGCTTCCGGTTTGATCTGGCCTCGGCGCTGGCCCGCGAATTGTACGAAGTAGACAGCTTGGCTGCGTTCTTCGACATCATCCACCAAGACCCGGTGTTATCGACCATTAAACTCATCGCCGAGCCCTGGGATCTTGGCGAAGGCGGCTATCAAGTCGGCAACTTTCCGCTGCTGTGGTCAGAGTGGAACGGCAAGTACCGTGACTCCATGCGCGACTTTTGGCGCGACCACGATTGCCGGTTGGGCGAGTTTGCATTTCGCATTACGGGCAGCTCCGACCTGTACCAGGCCAACGGCAAGCGTCCCCATGCCAGCATCAATTTCATCACCTGCCATGACGGCTTTACCCTACGGGATCTCGTCAGCTATAACGAAAAGCACAACCTGGCCAACCACGAAAACAACCGCGACGGCGAAAGCTACAACCGCTCCTGGAACTGTGGGGCCGAGGGCGAAACTGAAGAACCTGAAATTTTGGCGCTGCGCCACAAGCAGCAGCGTAACCTATTGGCCACCCTGTTGCTTTCCCAGGGGGTACCCATGCTGTTGGGCGGTGACGAATTAAACCGTACTCAGCAGGGCAACAATAACACCTACTGCCAAGACAGCGAACTGTCGTGGTTTGATTGGCATTTTGACCAGGCTAGCCAAGACCTGCTGGCCTTTACCCGGCAGCTCATTCGCCTGCGTCAGGAACATCCTGTCTTTGCCCATCGCCACTGGTTTCAAGGGCGAGCCATCCATGGGTCTGGGATCCATGATATTGGTTGGTATAACCCTGACGGCAGTAAGATTACAGACCACCAGTGGCACGATGACTCTGCAAAGGCTATTGCTGTTTTTCTCAACGGCGAAGAGTTAAGGGCTTCTGATGCTAGAGGCCAGCGGCTACTAGACGACAGTTTTTTGCTATGCTTCAACGCCCAAGCTGATCTCCAGGAGTTTCAAATCCCTCCATCGGTCAAAAAGGAGCGCTGGTCTATGATTCTCAACACCAACAGCCCCGCTGGGTTTGTAGAAGACAAAGAAGTTTATCGGCCCAATGAGGCGATCGCGGTGGCAGACTTTTCCCTGGTGGTGCTCACCAGCCGCCGCACCAAACTCGCCTAG
- a CDS encoding MGMT family protein: MLTYERIYAIVRHIPPGQVATYGQVAELAGLVGKPRLVGYALYRVDMTLDDIPWQRVINAKGEVSQSPLRNGSDYIQRAMLEDEGIEFDHRGRIDISRYKWRPPETVIEQALAVFREQLD; encoded by the coding sequence ATGCTTACCTACGAACGGATCTACGCCATTGTCCGTCATATTCCGCCGGGGCAGGTAGCCACCTATGGCCAAGTTGCCGAACTCGCGGGTCTAGTCGGTAAACCTCGCCTAGTGGGCTACGCCCTTTACCGGGTCGATATGACCCTAGACGATATCCCCTGGCAGCGAGTAATCAATGCCAAGGGTGAGGTTTCTCAGTCACCCCTGCGCAATGGCAGCGACTACATTCAGCGAGCCATGCTTGAAGACGAGGGCATTGAGTTTGACCACCGTGGTCGAATCGACATCAGCAGATACAAATGGCGCCCGCCCGAAACCGTGATCGAGCAGGCGCTAGCAGTCTTTCGAGAACAGTTAGACTAG
- a CDS encoding 30S ribosomal protein S1 yields MLNQDVKDADIGFTHEDFAALLDQYDYHFNPGDTVSGTVFSLEPRGALIDIGAKTAAYLPIQEMSINRVDNPEEVLRSNETREFFILTDENEDGQLTLSIRRIEYMRAWERVRQLQQEDATVRSGVFATNRGGALVRIEGLRGFIPGSHISTRKPKEDLVGEDLPLKFLEVDEERNRLVLSHRRALVERKMNGLQVGEVVLGAVRGLKPYGAFIDIGGVSGLLHISEISHDHIDTPHSVLNVNDEIKVMIIDLDAERGRISLSTKQLEPEPGDMVKNPDLVYDKAEEMAAKYREAMRRQAAEQAGELIDEPEEVYVEEEEVAVAVD; encoded by the coding sequence ATGCTCAATCAGGACGTAAAGGACGCTGACATCGGGTTTACACACGAAGACTTTGCTGCGCTACTAGACCAGTACGACTATCACTTCAACCCAGGCGACACCGTTTCTGGGACTGTGTTTAGTCTTGAGCCTAGGGGTGCCCTGATTGACATTGGTGCTAAAACCGCCGCTTACCTGCCGATTCAGGAAATGTCGATCAACCGGGTTGACAACCCTGAAGAGGTACTGCGCTCCAACGAAACCCGTGAGTTCTTTATTCTCACCGACGAAAACGAAGACGGTCAGCTAACCCTCTCTATTCGCCGCATTGAGTACATGCGTGCTTGGGAGCGAGTGCGTCAGCTTCAGCAAGAAGATGCCACTGTGCGCTCTGGGGTGTTTGCCACCAACCGAGGCGGTGCTCTGGTGCGGATTGAGGGTCTACGTGGCTTTATTCCCGGCTCTCACATCAGCACTCGCAAGCCCAAAGAAGATTTGGTGGGCGAAGATCTGCCCCTCAAATTTTTAGAGGTAGACGAAGAGCGCAACCGCCTAGTGCTTAGCCACCGTCGCGCTCTAGTCGAGCGCAAGATGAATGGCCTTCAGGTGGGTGAAGTGGTGTTGGGTGCTGTGCGTGGCCTCAAGCCCTACGGTGCCTTTATCGATATTGGCGGTGTCAGTGGCCTACTGCACATCTCTGAAATCTCCCACGACCACATTGATACGCCCCATAGCGTGCTCAACGTCAACGACGAGATCAAGGTGATGATTATCGACCTTGATGCCGAGCGTGGTCGGATTTCTCTCTCGACCAAGCAGCTTGAACCCGAACCCGGTGACATGGTGAAAAATCCTGACCTGGTCTACGACAAAGCTGAAGAGATGGCTGCTAAATACCGTGAGGCGATGCGTCGTCAAGCGGCTGAGCAAGCCGGTGAGCTGATCGATGAACCTGAAGAGGTCTATGTCGAAGAAGAGGAAGTGGCTGTGGCCGTTGACTAG
- the nrdR gene encoding transcriptional regulator NrdR, with amino-acid sequence MHCPFCQHLNNRVLESRSAEAGRSIRRRRECLRCERRFTTYERIEYVPVTVVKRSDDRELFERSKLLRGIVRACEKTPVSSLSMEAIVDDIEADLQQRATREVTSAEIGEMVLIKLQAMNEVAFVRFASVYRQFQGIRDFAETLSQLQDGRGDRPTGGAENSQPSTYVISA; translated from the coding sequence ATGCATTGTCCGTTCTGTCAGCATTTAAACAACCGAGTCCTAGAGTCGCGATCGGCGGAGGCCGGGCGCAGCATTCGACGACGGCGGGAGTGTTTGCGTTGCGAACGTCGATTCACCACCTACGAGCGTATTGAGTATGTACCCGTTACTGTGGTCAAACGCAGTGATGATCGAGAACTATTTGAACGTTCCAAGTTGCTCCGAGGCATTGTACGCGCCTGCGAAAAAACGCCCGTGTCGTCCCTGTCCATGGAGGCGATTGTCGATGACATTGAGGCCGATCTCCAGCAGCGAGCTACCCGCGAGGTAACCAGTGCCGAGATTGGTGAGATGGTGCTGATTAAACTCCAGGCAATGAATGAGGTTGCCTTTGTCCGGTTTGCCTCGGTATATCGGCAGTTTCAGGGTATTCGCGATTTTGCCGAAACCCTCAGTCAACTTCAGGATGGCCGGGGCGATCGCCCTACTGGCGGAGCCGAAAACAGTCAGCCATCAACTTATGTGATATCGGCCTAG
- a CDS encoding photosystem II reaction center protein T yields the protein MEAVAYIFIFACIIGTLFFAIAFREPPRIPKD from the coding sequence ATGGAAGCTGTCGCTTACATCTTCATTTTCGCCTGCATTATTGGCACTCTGTTCTTTGCTATTGCCTTTCGCGAACCCCCTCGCATTCCCAAAGACTAG
- the psbB gene encoding photosystem II chlorophyll-binding protein CP47, with protein sequence MGLPWYRVHTVVVNDPGRLIAVHLMHTALVAGWAGSMALFELSTFDPSDPVLNPMWRQGMFVLPFMARLGVTESWGGWSVTGATAVNPGFWSFEGVAAAHIVLSGLLFLAACWHWVYWDLDLFRDPRTGEPALDLPKMFGIHLFLSGLLCFGFGAFHLTGLWGPGMWVSDPYGLTGHVQGVAPEWGSAGFNPFNPGGIVAHHIAAGIVGIIAGLFHLTVRPPQRLYKALRMGNIETVLSSSIAAVFFAAFVVAGTMWYGSAATPIELFGPTRYQWDGDYFKQEIQRRVQADVNAGYSLADAYAGIPEKLAFYDYVGNSPAKGGLFRVGPMVQGDGIAEGWLGHPVFKDKEGRELFVRRLPNFFETFPVVLVDKDGVVRADIPFRRAESKYSFEQTGVTATFYGGDLGGQTITEPALVKRYARKAQLGEPFEFDRETLGSDGVFRTSTRGWFTYGHAVFALLFFFGHIWHGSRTLFRDVFAGVDPDLSAEQVEWGFFQKVGDTSTRKEETV encoded by the coding sequence ATGGGACTACCCTGGTACCGGGTACATACGGTCGTCGTTAACGATCCCGGGCGACTGATTGCTGTACACCTGATGCATACGGCTCTGGTAGCTGGCTGGGCCGGCTCGATGGCCCTGTTCGAACTATCCACCTTTGACCCCAGTGACCCCGTACTGAACCCCATGTGGCGGCAGGGCATGTTTGTGCTGCCCTTTATGGCTCGGCTCGGCGTCACTGAGTCGTGGGGCGGCTGGAGCGTCACTGGCGCAACCGCTGTCAACCCTGGTTTTTGGTCATTTGAAGGCGTAGCTGCTGCCCACATCGTGTTGTCGGGTCTGCTGTTTCTAGCCGCCTGCTGGCACTGGGTCTATTGGGATCTAGACCTATTCCGCGATCCTCGCACCGGAGAACCGGCGCTGGATTTGCCCAAGATGTTTGGTATTCACCTGTTTCTGTCGGGCCTCCTCTGCTTTGGCTTTGGAGCTTTCCACCTCACTGGCCTCTGGGGGCCAGGCATGTGGGTATCTGACCCCTACGGTCTGACCGGCCATGTGCAGGGGGTTGCGCCCGAGTGGGGTTCTGCAGGCTTTAACCCCTTCAACCCCGGTGGTATTGTGGCTCACCACATCGCTGCTGGGATTGTGGGCATTATTGCTGGCCTATTCCACCTGACGGTGCGTCCACCCCAGCGCCTCTACAAGGCCCTGCGGATGGGTAACATCGAAACCGTACTCTCTAGCAGTATTGCAGCGGTTTTCTTTGCTGCCTTTGTGGTGGCAGGCACCATGTGGTACGGCAGTGCCGCTACCCCCATTGAGCTGTTCGGCCCCACCCGCTACCAGTGGGATGGCGACTACTTTAAACAAGAAATTCAGCGTCGAGTACAGGCCGATGTCAACGCCGGGTACTCCCTGGCCGATGCCTACGCCGGTATTCCTGAAAAGCTGGCATTCTACGACTACGTCGGCAACAGCCCCGCGAAAGGTGGTCTATTCCGGGTTGGCCCCATGGTTCAAGGTGATGGTATCGCCGAGGGCTGGCTGGGTCACCCCGTATTCAAAGATAAGGAAGGTCGCGAACTGTTTGTGCGCCGCCTGCCCAACTTCTTTGAAACCTTCCCCGTGGTGCTGGTCGATAAAGATGGCGTCGTCCGTGCTGACATTCCCTTCCGTCGGGCTGAGTCTAAGTACAGCTTTGAGCAGACTGGTGTCACCGCTACCTTCTACGGCGGCGACTTGGGTGGTCAAACTATCACTGAGCCGGCTTTAGTCAAGCGCTATGCCCGTAAGGCACAGCTAGGTGAACCCTTTGAGTTCGACCGCGAAACCCTCGGCTCCGACGGGGTGTTCCGCACCAGTACTCGTGGCTGGTTTACCTACGGTCATGCGGTGTTTGCGCTGCTGTTCTTCTTCGGTCACATCTGGCACGGGTCTCGTACTCTGTTCCGCGATGTGTTTGCTGGGGTTGACCCCGACCTATCTGCCGAGCAGGTGGAATGGGGCTTCTTCCAGAAGGTGGGCGATACCTCCACCCGCAAAGAAGAAACAGTTTAG
- a CDS encoding 2Fe-2S iron-sulfur cluster-binding protein, which translates to MANVKFVNEDTEITMADGANLRFKALENRIDIYTFSGKLMNCGGYGQCGTCVVDVVAGGENLSPRTQVEERKLKKWPSSCRLACQTTVHGPVSVVTKPNRKAKASA; encoded by the coding sequence ATGGCCAATGTTAAGTTTGTTAACGAAGACACAGAGATCACCATGGCCGACGGGGCCAACCTGCGTTTTAAGGCTCTGGAAAACCGCATCGACATCTATACCTTTAGCGGCAAGTTGATGAACTGTGGTGGCTACGGGCAGTGTGGCACCTGTGTGGTGGATGTTGTTGCCGGTGGCGAAAATCTGTCTCCTCGCACTCAGGTAGAAGAGCGCAAGCTTAAGAAATGGCCCTCTAGCTGCCGCTTGGCCTGCCAAACCACGGTGCATGGGCCGGTTTCCGTTGTGACTAAGCCCAACCGCAAGGCTAAGGCGTCTGCTTAA
- the psbM gene encoding photosystem II reaction center protein PsbM has protein sequence MEVNKLGFVASILFVLVPTVFLLILYIQTSSKQTGS, from the coding sequence ATGGAAGTTAATAAACTTGGCTTTGTGGCCAGCATTCTCTTTGTTCTGGTACCGACGGTTTTTCTGCTGATTCTGTACATTCAAACCTCAAGTAAGCAAACCGGCTCCTAA